The segment GGGCCTCGGGCAGCGAGAAGTTGTAATGGATGCCGGCGATGCACTGCATGGTGCGGCCGTAGCGCAGGGCCAGGCCCTTGCGATAGACATGCTTGAGCTTGCCGATGTTGGAGGTGCCGTACTCGGCGATGGGGATATCTTCTTCAGCCGGCAGCGAACACGGCATCGACGGGCTCCACAGGTACTCATCGCTAAGCTTGGTATAGACGAACCTGTGAATCTGCTCGAGGTTTTCCAGCACCGCAGCGGCGTCAGGCAGCGCGGGGGTGATGAATTCAAGCAGTGATTCGGAATAATCGGTGGTGATCTGTTCGTTGGTCAGCGCCGCGCCTAGTGCTTCAGGGTGCGGTGTCTGGGCCAGACGGCCACTGTCTGTCACGCGCAGGCATTCGCGCTCAATGCCGTGCAGACACTGCTTGAGCAAGGGGAGATTGGCGCCGAGCAAGCTCAGGCGGCGGTTGAGGAGTGTGCTCAAGATGTATTCCTTCACGCGTCAGTCGCCCCAATATGGGGGTAGAGAGGACGGTCTACAAGGGTAGGTGGAAGGGAACGGGCGTTGTCGCCTGGTTTACCGCGGCCCCAGCAGTGCGCGCGCACTGCCGAAATTACCGCAGATAGTGCTTTGTGAGCTAGAGAGCGACGAAGGTTCCTTGCGCCTTGGCCACCAGCTTGTCGCCCTGAACTACGTCAGCGTCGACCACCAGCGTGCGCTTCCCTGCGTGCAATACCCGAGCGGTGCATAGCACCTCGCCATCGCTGACGGCGCGCAGGTAGTTGATCTTGCATTCGAGGGTGACGCTCTGCTGCTCGAAGCCGTGGCTGGACGAGCAGGCCAGCCCCATGGCGATGTCCACCAGGCTGAAGATCGCCCCGCCATGAAGCTTCTGGCCCCGGTTGCGCAGGTGCGGCGCCACCGCCAGGCTTACCTCGGCAACGCCCGCTTCCAGGCGTTGCAGGCTGCAGCCCAGCAGTTGGCTGAAGGCGCTTTGTACGTACTCCGGCGCCACGTCCATCACTTCTTCTTCAACTGCTTGGCGTTGGCGAACAGGGCAGCCATGGCGTTGTTGGCCGGCGCTGCAGTGGCGGTCTCGCGCTGACGGGGCGCCGGTTGCTGACGGCCACCCCCCTGGCCACGTCCGCCACCCCGGTTGCCTTCGACCTTTTCGCCCGGCGTGTCGCTCATGCGCATGGACAGGCCAACACGCTTGCGCGGAATGTCCACTTCCATGACCTTGACCTTGACCACATCGCCAGCCTTGACCGCTTCGCGTGGGTCCTTGACGAACTTTTCCGACAGCGCCGAGATGTGCACCAGCCCATCCTGATGCACGCCGATATCCACGAACGCGCCGAAATTGGTGACGTTGGTCACTACGCCTTCCAGGATCATCCCAGGCTCCAGGTCCTTGAGGTCCTCGACCCCGTCCTGGAAGGTGGCCGTCTTGAACTCCGGGCGCGGGTCGCGGCCAGGCTTGTCCAGTTCCTGCAGGATGTCGGTCACCGTGGGCAGGCCAAAGGTTTCGTCGGTGAACTTCTTCGGGTCCAGGCGCTTGAGGAAACTGCTGTCCCCGATCAGCGAGCGGATGTCCCGGTCGGTATTGGCAGCGATGCGCTGCACCAGCGGGTAAGCCTCGGGGTGCACGGCAGAGGCGTCCAGCGGGTTGTCGCCGTTCATCACGCGCAAGAAGCCTGCGGCCTGCTCGAAGGTCTTCTCACCCAGCCGGCTGACCTTCTTCAAGGCCGCACGGGTGGCAAACGGGCCGTTGGCATCACGGTGGGCCACGATGTTCTGTGCCAGGGTCGTGTTCAAGCCCGAAATACGCGTGAGCAGGGCGACCGACGCGGTGTTCACGTCCACGCCGACGGCGTTCACGCAATCCTCGACGACGGCGTCGAGGCCGCGTGCGAGCTTCACTTGCGACACGTCGTGCTGGTACTGGCCCACGCCGATGGACTTGGGATCGATTTTGACCAGCTCGGCCAGTGGATCCTGTAGGCGACGTGCAATTGAGACCGCGCCACGGATCGATACATCCAGGTCGGGGAATTCCCGAGCCGCCAGCTCCGATGCCGAGTACACCGAGGCGCCGGCTTCGGAGACCATGACCTTGGTGATCTTCAGGGCAGGGTACTGCTTGACCAGGTCAGCCACCAGCTTGTCGCTCTCGCGGCTGGCGGTGCCATTGCCGATAGCGATGAGCTCGACCGAATGCTTGGCGCACAGCGCAGCCATCACCGAAAGCGTGCGGTCCCATTCGTTTCTGGGTGCATGGGGATACACAGTGGTGTAGTCGAGCAGCTTGCCAGTGGCATCGACCACGGCGATCTTGCAGCCTGTGCGCAGGCCAGGGTCGAAGCCCAGTGTGGCGCGCGGACCAGCAGGCGCTGCCAGCAGCAGATCATGCAGGTTGTGGGCGAAGACGTTGATTGCCTCACCCTCGGCATTGTCGCGCAGTTCCCCGAACAGGTCGGTCTCCAGGTGGGTGTAGAGCTTGACCTTCCAGGTCCAGCGCACCACTTCGCCTAGCCATTTATCGGCCACGCGGCCGCGGTTCTCGATGCCGACGTGCTCACCGATCATCAATTCGCACGGGTGCAGGGTACCCGGCAGCTCTTCGCCCACTTTCAGCGAGGCGCTGAGCACGCCTTCGTTGCGCCCGCGGAAGATCGCCAGCGCGCGGTGCGACGGCGCGCTGCGCAGCAGCTCGTCATGGGCGAAGTAGTCGCGGAACTTGGCGCCTTCTTCTTCCTTGCCGGGCACCACGCGCGCGCTGAGCACCGCCTCTTGCTTGAGGAAGCTGCGCAGTTTGTCGAGCAGGGCTGCATCTTCGGCGAAACGCTCCATGAGGATGTATTTGGCTCCCTCCAGCGCAGCCTTGACGTCTGCCACGCCCTTGTCGGCGCTGACAAAGCGCGCCGCTTCGCTTTCCGGGGCCAGGGACGGGTCGGCGAACAGGCTGTCGGCCAGCTCGCCCAGGCCAGCTTCCAGGGCGATCTGGCCCTTGGTGCGGCGCTTTTGCTTGTAGGGCAGGTAGAGGTCTTCGAGGCGCGTCTTGGTGTCGGCCAGCTTGATCTCGCGCGCCAGTTCCGGCGTCAGCTTGCCTTGCTCCTCGATGCTGGCAAGGATGCTGATGCGGCGCTCGTCGAGTTCGCGCAAGTAGCGCAGGCGCTCTTCCAGGTGGCGCAGCTGGGTGTCGTCCAGGCTGCCGGTCACCTCTTTGCGGTAACGGGCGATGAAAGGCACGGTAGAGCCTTCGTCCAACAGGCCCACGGCCGCCTCGACCTGTTGTGGGCGTACGCCCAGTTCCTCGGCGATACGGCTGTTGATGCTGTCCATGTAAACCACCTGACGTTCTTGAATACGGAGTCGCCGGTGGGCCTTTCGCCCGGCGGCGCTGGATGAAAGCGGCGCATTATACCCATCGCAAACGGCTTGCGGTGATGGCCTGGCGCCAGTTGGAAGTGGCGTCCCGGGAAAAATCTGCTAACAATGCTCACGGCACGCGTTGCAGCGGCTACGCCATAATGCGCAGCGATACCAGAGGAGTAATTCATGACCGGCACGCCAACTACCGCTGAAGGTGAAAAAATTCTGATCGTCGACGACGATCCAGGGCTCAGCAGCCTGCTTGAACGTTTCTTCACCAGCAAGGGTTATCGTGCCCGCGCGGTCCCCAACACCGAGCAGATGGACCGCCTGCTCCAGCGTGAAGTGTTCAACCTGGTGGTGCTCGACCTGATGCTGCCGGGCGAAGACGGCTTGTCCGCCTGCAAGCGCCTGCGCCAACAGAACAATCAGATCCCCATCATCATGCTCACGGCCAAAGGTGACGAGCTCAGCCGCATCAAGGGCCTTGAACTGGGCGCCGACGACTACCTCGGCAAGCCGTTCAACCCCGACGAGCTGATGGCCCGGGTCAAGGCCGTGCTGCGCCGCCAGGCACCTTCGGTACCCGGTGCGCCGGGCAGCGAGGACGAGTCGGTCACCTTCGGCGACTACGAGCTGTCCCTGGCCACTCGCGAACTCAAGCGTGGCGACGAGGTGCACATGCTCACCACGGGCGAATTCGCCGTGCTCAAGGCCCTGGTGATGCATGCTCGCGAACCGTTGACCCGCGACAAACTCATGAACCTGGCACGCGGGCGTGAATGGGATGCGCTGGAGCGCTCCATCGACGTACAGATCTCGCGCCTGCGCCGCATGATCGAGCCAGACCCGTCCAAACCGCGCTACATCCAGACGGTATGGGGTGTGGGCTATGTGTTCGTACCGGATGGAAACGCCGGCAAATGACGCTGCTGCCTAGATGAAGACGCCGCTGTGGTTTCCGCAGAGTTTCTTCGCGCGCACCTTGTGGCTGGTGCTGATCGTCGTCCTGTTCTCCAAGGCGTTGACCCTGGTCTACCTGCTGATGAACGAGGACGTTTTGGTCGATCGGCAGTACAGCCACGGCGTGGCATTGACCTTGCGCGCCTATT is part of the Pseudomonas parafulva genome and harbors:
- a CDS encoding Tex family protein encodes the protein MDSINSRIAEELGVRPQQVEAAVGLLDEGSTVPFIARYRKEVTGSLDDTQLRHLEERLRYLRELDERRISILASIEEQGKLTPELAREIKLADTKTRLEDLYLPYKQKRRTKGQIALEAGLGELADSLFADPSLAPESEAARFVSADKGVADVKAALEGAKYILMERFAEDAALLDKLRSFLKQEAVLSARVVPGKEEEGAKFRDYFAHDELLRSAPSHRALAIFRGRNEGVLSASLKVGEELPGTLHPCELMIGEHVGIENRGRVADKWLGEVVRWTWKVKLYTHLETDLFGELRDNAEGEAINVFAHNLHDLLLAAPAGPRATLGFDPGLRTGCKIAVVDATGKLLDYTTVYPHAPRNEWDRTLSVMAALCAKHSVELIAIGNGTASRESDKLVADLVKQYPALKITKVMVSEAGASVYSASELAAREFPDLDVSIRGAVSIARRLQDPLAELVKIDPKSIGVGQYQHDVSQVKLARGLDAVVEDCVNAVGVDVNTASVALLTRISGLNTTLAQNIVAHRDANGPFATRAALKKVSRLGEKTFEQAAGFLRVMNGDNPLDASAVHPEAYPLVQRIAANTDRDIRSLIGDSSFLKRLDPKKFTDETFGLPTVTDILQELDKPGRDPRPEFKTATFQDGVEDLKDLEPGMILEGVVTNVTNFGAFVDIGVHQDGLVHISALSEKFVKDPREAVKAGDVVKVKVMEVDIPRKRVGLSMRMSDTPGEKVEGNRGGGRGQGGGRQQPAPRQRETATAAPANNAMAALFANAKQLKKK
- the ompR gene encoding two-component system response regulator OmpR; the encoded protein is MTGTPTTAEGEKILIVDDDPGLSSLLERFFTSKGYRARAVPNTEQMDRLLQREVFNLVVLDLMLPGEDGLSACKRLRQQNNQIPIIMLTAKGDELSRIKGLELGADDYLGKPFNPDELMARVKAVLRRQAPSVPGAPGSEDESVTFGDYELSLATRELKRGDEVHMLTTGEFAVLKALVMHAREPLTRDKLMNLARGREWDALERSIDVQISRLRRMIEPDPSKPRYIQTVWGVGYVFVPDGNAGK
- a CDS encoding PaaI family thioesterase; translated protein: MDVAPEYVQSAFSQLLGCSLQRLEAGVAEVSLAVAPHLRNRGQKLHGGAIFSLVDIAMGLACSSSHGFEQQSVTLECKINYLRAVSDGEVLCTARVLHAGKRTLVVDADVVQGDKLVAKAQGTFVAL